In Drosophila miranda strain MSH22 chromosome XR, D.miranda_PacBio2.1, whole genome shotgun sequence, the genomic window acagctcctcctcctcttcctgcTCACCAATGTCCAGCTTGGGCATCTCGAAGGGCGGCACATCCTCCGACTTGCTCAGCTCCTGGCAGCGTTTGATCTTCAATTTTAGTATCTAAGAGAAGGAAGAGGATACTGTTGAACATTTCGCTCAAGAGCTACTCGCTTCTCGGTGTACCTCAATCAGTTCTTCATCCTGGGCGGTGTGGGTGAGGAAGTTGGGAAGTTCTGCGACGCTCACGTGGAGCCTGCGACCGGGCAGCTCGATGTTGCTCTCGTCCACCTCCTGCACCTTGAAGATCATCTCGCAGATCCGCTCCTTGAGGTACTTCAGCACCCCCATGGACTTGTCGGCCGCGTCGGTATCCAGCTTGCGATCCTGTTCTTTTGCGGCAATACTATTCTTGATCTGCTCGATGATCTCCTGGTTCCTATGGACAAGGGATTAGTGAATGTATTCTTCTATATTCCCAATTCCACCTACACTTCGCTCTCCTTAACGTCCGAGAACTTGGAGGCTTCCAGCTCGCTGGTGAGAGCCTCCCGATCCGACTCCAGATTGGCCTTCTCGGCCTCGGCCGCTTTGCGCAGATAGTTAAGGCGGGCGGCGGACTCCTTCTGGGCGCTAAACCGCTCGAAGACCTCGAGGGGCGATGTGGCTCCAGATGCCTCCATGAGCTGCTTGAACAGCGACTCCATGTCGCTGGTCACACTCTCCAGCTGGGAGGCTGGCTCCTCGTCCCCGTTCTCGGTCTTGGCCGCAAGCGGATCGCCGGACGTGGAGCCCACACTGTCCTGGTGCACAAGAGTCTTGGTTTCGGCGAACAGCTTGCGCCCGATCCGCTCGAGCTCCAGCTTGCGCGCCTCCACCTGCTTGCGGAAGTCCAAGGCCTGGCGCTCACGGGTCTTCTGAGAAAGATtggcctgctgctcctgccgcGTAAGAACCACCTTGGCCGCGTCCCGCATCTCAAGGGCCTCGTTGTGCACTTGCTGGAGCCGCTCGATCTCCGCCTTCTGGTCGCTCAGCGAGGCCTCCAACTCCCGCAGACTGCGCTCGAAGCGCTCCGCATCGTTCATCAGAGAAGCCTCTATGGAGCGGTACTTCTTGCGGATGTGCTCCGCCTCCATCCACTGCACATTGGTGCGATGTATCTCGTTCTCCAGCTGGCAGACGAGCTGTAATTCCCCACAGGTTACTACTTACTCCTTCTGGGGCCCATCCAGCAGTCTCTCACCTTGCGATTGGCATCCTCCTCCAGTGTTTCGGGTGGCTTCTCGCCCAGATTCTGGTTCTGGGCCTCCTTGTTGGCCAGCAGCTCGCGATACTTCTCCACCAGCTTGCTGAAGTGCTGTTGGCGCGACTTGAAACGATGCCGCAGGAGGTCCATCTGCTTGCGGTTCTCGGTGATCTTGAGGTCGGTCAGAAAGATGGCATCGTCGGCGTTTTTTGCCCCCACCGGGTACATGGCCTTGCCTACAATCAGTGTGGGTGTGCAGCTCTGGGCTCGCCTCGGCTCACTGCTAGACTCCTTGATGACCATGGGACGCTGCAGGGGATTTCGCAGTCGACTGGCCTTCACCGTCAGCTCCTTGAGGTCCTTCTTCAGAGTGCCGATGGTGTCGCAGTTGATGCGATTCTGCTTCTGCCACTCGGCCGCATTGGCCGTCTTCTGGCCCTCTGAAAGCGGGAGACAATTGAGTTGGAGTCGTGAAAGCATGGAACACCCACTCACCGGCCAGTAAAATCCTCTTCTTGATCTCATTAATTTGCCTGTTAAGCTCGTTCAACTTGTCGGATTCCATGGCGTCATCTACTCTGGCGGCTGACTCTATGAAATCGACGCTTAATATTTGTGCTGGCCACCGCCgagtggctggtggctggtgccTGGTGGCTTGTTGGTTTGTTGGATCGATGAAGTTGTTGTAACAACGCCAAGCGACAATCGGTTGCCAACAGCCACGGGGGAGGATAATCGGGATAATCAGTAGTAATGCAAGAGAAAATATCCTTTGGAGACTTGACAACAAATTTAATCACCCTATGCATAATATCAGAAATCAATTCAAATTTTGATTTAGTATTTGGATAATGAAGCCTAAACTGAACTCCACAAAAATAAACGCCAATTTTAACTAACTAAACATTATCATCTATCTATCATCACCAGCGACCCTTGGCCACACAAGTCTGAGTCACATCTACGAGCTCTTGGGCAGTGCGCGCGTTGGAGAAAGTGCAGCCCAGTCGCTCGAGAATACCCCCCGGATAGACCGCATAATTGAAATGTGTCCAGCTTTTACTGCTGGCGGTGGAGGCGATTTGCCAATCTCCAGCTAGTCGCATCTGAACGATCAGTTCGTTCGTTATCTTGTCGCAAAGGAGAATGTAGTATATTGGCATACCTTGCTTCTTCCATATCTCGATGTGTGGCCAGTCTGGGAATGAGGCAACTAATGAAAAAACAGCAGGATCAACATGATTACACCGTTCATACCCTTTTGTTTCCATGCAGTCATATCTTTGAAAAGCCAAAGCTGAACGACGGGCTTGTTCAAAAGTCGGCGACCTGCGGCCTGAATATCCGTTGGATCTGCAATGTCCTGCTCAAGTCTCAGGAAATTTCCAGCGAATAAAATTTCCAAGAAAACTTTAAATTTTAGAGAATTATTCTGGTTCTCAGCTGGAGAATCGATCTCTACCATTTTGCTGAAGATATCTTCCGCTCCATTCATGATGGCCGGAATCTCTTGATTGGATTCGGCTATGCAGCATTTTCTCACTAAAAGCACAAGATATAGTTCATATGAGAAGACGTAAGACCCACTAACCATTTGAAAACTGTTTTATAAATATGAAAACTCTGGACGAAAACGAGATCTTTGTATTAAGAGACGCAGCGAATGGCGAGCAAGAGGCCCCCAATCTAGTTCCAAGAAGTCCATCGAAGATTCTTCCGTGACTAGTTTCCTGAACATTTTCACATCTTGGGCGAATCCACGATACTTCCACATCTGGCATTATGTACGGATTTTCAATGGTTGCATCTATGATCCCAAGACTACAACCATTTAGCAGTTTCAGCAGCGACTTGTCCATCTTCGTTGGGACATCGACATCCATGGTTGGAAAGGTCATAAGGTCTAGTTTCTTCATCTGAGTCAGACCCTGGAGGAGTCCATCCAGCCCAACTATGGGGTGATTGATGTGCGGTCTAAAGGATTCCGCCAGGGCAGTGACACACGAAGCACAGAAATCGGAGGAATTTAAATTGGAGCTCATGTCCTCCTCTGCTCCTCTCAAATCGTTAGACACATCCATTTTTATCAACCGAAAATCGAGTTAAAATCCAAACACTGAGAATACTAGTTGATCTGTAGAGTCGTGAGTGCTAAGTCCATGGGAGGTTGTCATTGTTTCAAATCTTTTTACCTACAAAAAACTCTCTCAAGTGAGTGTAAACGTATGATATTTACCATCTGTATAGTCAGCAAATGACATGGCGCCCTCTTGGCGCGAGAATCGGGCCACAGGTCTGTGCTTTCTTATGCCCTGAATACTCGGCTGATTGTCTTCCACACAAGAGGGACAGTGGACAAGGGGACGTCTAATTACAATCTGCTTTCTGCCCAACGGAGCGTATACGCAATCATAGTGGAAAGGGAATCAAATTACATTGACAACTTTTTTTCCGTTGCCTTTTCAATGGACGTTCCCTATCCACTCAGAAACAAAAAGCACCTGGGGGCTACGTCAGGTCCAGGCTCTGTGAATACCGAATGAATACTCGTACTCACACTCGTAGTAGATGAATGTAGAGTAGATGAGAGCCCGCAGCTAAACAAATACTCATGGGGACCAGTCAAAGCAAATAGCGGGGGAAAATATTTGGATCTCAAATATGCATAAAATGCGGGAAAGCGAATTCAAAGCGCTgcgaaataaataaatagcgAAGAGCAAACAGAATGGAAAGAAAaacgagaacgagaacgaAACAAAAACGAAGGGAAACGAAACAACTTCCATCCTCAAAGTAAAACAATCAAAATTTGCGCTccattaaattttgtattgtaCTCGTTCCAGAAAAGTTCTCCCCCACTCCCCATTCTCCACCCATCTCCGAGTTTCGGTCTCTGTTTCCGCaatttttccatttttcctGCATGCTTATAAGCGTTCCACATTGGCTTGCTGCACACTCTACCTACCTCCGATGCTCCTGATTCTCCTGCTTTGATTTGACTGCAACCCGTCCTCCAGCATCCTCCAGCATATTCGTGTGAGGTTTTTTCCCTTGTTCCACGGAAGCTTCTTTAATCCCTGTAAATATTTTGTTGACACTTTTCTATTTGCGAAAGCGATCAAAAGGAAAACAAGGGACACCAATCCCGTTTATGATTGGATTTGATTTATGACTTTGTTTTTGGCTTTTGGCCGGTAAGCCTTCGTGCTGGATCGGAACTGCTTAAATTTAATCAAATCTGAAGCTTCGATGCAATTTTCCTGCACTTTTGCAGCTGTCAGTTTTTCGTTCTCAAATTTAAGTTTTTAATCATTTATTCATTGATGCAATGGGTTTTTTTTGTAGGTTCAATCAGTGAAATGTTAATTATTTCTTGTGCCATTTATTTGCtgccaaaacaaacaaaaagaatATCAACATATTGTACCAACAATTGTTATTACATTTTGCagaaaatttaaaaattgCTTGTGTTTATGTTAAGTACAATTTTATTTGGTAATGTCGCAAACCCTCTTTAGTGATTTATCCTATCCTGctaatatatgtatttaatCATATATTTTGTAGTCCTTTGATGCATATTAAAGCAATCACAGCTATGAGAATATCATAAGCCCATTTAATCAAGCAAATGCGCCAAAAGCCAAGCAGATGTCCGGTGCATTTGATTCAGTTCAAAGCTGTTGGTGGTTGGCCtctcacacacgcacacacagagtCACTCATCTTACAAGAAAGTACACAATAAATTGATCCATTTGATACAAAATCATGCAGCTGTAAAGATGCATTTCTGCATAACAGAAATGCACCTGCCATTTTGTTCCTTCTCCAATCTAATATTTGTCAGTAGTTTTCAAGGCAGTGCATTTCCAAATAGAAGATTTCAAATCTATTGCATAACTAGTAGAAGAACTGTAACCTCATATAGTCATAGGTCAGGTGAAAGCCCCTCTGGGCCAAGCAGTGCACATCTGTTTTGCCAGCAGGGCTGTCTGGACGGGAAACACAACTCGAAATTGGAAATTTCTTCATTTACTATTCGGGCGAGCATCAATTTGTAGCTTTTTCGCAATAATCCACTGTATATATGGAAAATGCACCATCAAAGGACGAAGTAAAAGGGGATTTAGTCATTAGTAAAATAGCCTATTGGCTGGCCACAAAAGGAAAATATGGCACTCTGATTTATAAATGCAATATTAAGCTCGTAGCAAAGTAACATAAATAGTACCAGGAAACAGCACAGGTGGCTGTTGGCAAGGACGCTAGAGCTTACCTGGCAAATGGGGGCCCAGAGGGCGAGTCCTCGAACCTGGCACTGGCGTGACAACCTTCAGGTGTGGTAGGGACAGAGAAAGCCGGCTGTTGCCAGGACAGCCAGGACGGCTGGGAGCGCATTAAAACTAATTACTCATAATCATTTCGGCTACTCCTCGACTCCAGCCACCTCGACTCCAGCGAGTGACAGACGCAGCTGCCACACGCCCATTGgaattaattaaaataaaatggagcCCCGCGAAGCTGCACATATGGCAGGCTCAGGGCTGGCTTGTGCCTGATTTCAATAAAAACGAGTCAACCGCAGATGATGGGGAAATAAGTGGAAAGAGCAAGCGGCAAAGGAGCAAATCCGAAGGCACAAAGTCAAGTGCGCGTCGGCGACCAATGAAAAATCTCTgcgaaattaattaaatttttgtaATTTAAAGCCAAGCCTCTGCTCTCCGTGTGTCCTATGTGTCCGTCCGggagtgtttgtgtgtgtgtgtgtgtgtgtgtgtgtgtgtttgcgcCCTGCTTTTACCATGATTACGCCGTGACACTGCCGCACCTCCCCCGCAcgctcgcacacacacagtctCTCCTCCTCAGCTGGGTTCGGTGACCTTTCCTCTTGGCACCTGCTTGTCATGCACGGCAGTGCAGACCAGGTCCATGTGCCACGTGGCCCCCACACAccccacacaccacacactcTTGCGATGTTTGTTTTGTGTCCTGGGCCTCCTGGCAGCCACCTTCCGACAGATGGCGCTGCATTTGCAATGCTGCCAAGCGCAACGCAGCGCAAAATTATTCTAATTACGGCGCCCATCCCTCCCACTGCCTTCCTCCCCTGCACACAGGGCCTTTCAAAAGTTATTCATCCAGAGGCAGTGCATGAGAGAGAGGAGGTAGTAGTGTATGTTACTAATTTGGCTTCTTGTGATGGCTTAAACATTCGAGTTTAGCAGCCACCAGTCAGCCATCATCCTCTTTTCAAAGAGCTAATGCGAAGGACACATGCTGTGCGATATTCCGCCCACAGAAAATTTGCAGGATAATTAATCAATTTCGTAGAAATTTATGGACTTCCTTTTCGATTTGAAATCTCTGTAGAACACTGAATTTTGGGCTGTTTTTAAttgatttaattaatttttgtatTCAGAACTTTACCCATTGGATTGCAAAGGGAAGCCCATGCACATCATCGTCCATTTGTACCCAATAATCTGTCACTTGCACAACTCTCGAAGGGAGAAGGTGCTCGCTTTGACAAAATGAAATATCCGAACGTGCTGGCTGCCCAAAATGTATGTCGTAATCTCACAGACCTGAGACAGACCTGGGGCGTAGCCCACAGCCCCGGACAACAGGATTGTGTGCATGATTTATCTAGAGCCAGACGAACAGAAGAGAGCACTTCCTGGGCGagctcgggctcgggctcgggctccCCCTCGTGTATCATTTACCCCAGCAATCATGACTGGCAGAAAGTGGGGATCTAGGGACTGTCGTGCAACGGCAATGGCAACGGCTCCttgtggcagtgtggcagtgtggcagcATGTGCTTAATAGTTTAGCGCTTCGTGTGCCACTTAGCTCGGCGCGAATGCCTATCTCGAGAAGGTACTTCTCTCcttgtccctgtccctgtccctgttaCCATCCCCGGCCATCAGCCAGCAGTTCACTTCGTTCCAGCACAACATGaagatgatgataatgatgagGAGGGAGAAGTGGATGTGGATTATGGGATGGGATAGAATGATGATGCGGAGAACCCCTATCAAAGAGCACTCGTTTTTCGTATCAGGCGTTAGCAGTTCCGTCTCTGTTACAAATCCGCGCTGTTGACGTTGTTTTCTGCATGCCTGGCGTTCcaccgctccgctccgctccgctgCAACCCAATCTCGACCTAACCCCAACCCAATCTCGTTCCGCCTTGTGGATGGATGATGGTGACGTTTCTCCGAATCCGACGACAGCGAACGTGCTGAAACACGGTACAACCTGCCGGCACTGTCGAATGATGTATGACATTTTGCGCCTCATAAAGAGCCACCTCTCGTCCTCCTGTTCTCCAGTCCTTCAGTCCAACCCCCGATAATCAGGTCTCCTACCTGCGACAGTCCTGTACCTGTCCACCTGTCCACCACGCTTTACCATCAGCCACCTGCCAGATCTCTCACTGGCACTTTGTTGCTCTTTTGTCTCTTTGCATCGTATCGTCCAGGTAGCCAGCGGAAGAGGGGAGCCAAGTGGAGCACTGTTTGGGCAGGGCTGACAGGGCTGACAGGGTTACCAGGGTGGTGGCCGGGTTAACACATGCTGACAGGGTGGCGTGGCTGCTCGTGTTGTTTGTTTGCTCAAACGAAATTGGCACGACTGGCAATGCCGCCGCCATATTGACTATTTGCTCGTTACGCTTCCCGTTAACGTAACTGACTTACTTTTCCCTCCGGCGCTATTCAAATGTGCCTGGAGTTGAGCCACATCCATATCGGGCCGGTGTTGACGGCAGAAGTCGAGTCAATTGACCTTTGACATTTGCAGATCACATTTGCGAATTCCATTTGTGACCCATAAGAAAGTTTGTCTCGACTGGGAGATAACCTGAAAGATGGTTATTCCTTTAAAAGTATTCTTCCTTCGGGTAATTCATGGATAATGTCCTTCAAGCGGATATTCCATAGTAGATCATAGCATGATTGATTTGAAATTTGTAATCTCAGTCAGAACTTTAACTACGATAATCGCTTTACCATAACAATTTATGACCTTGATTCtttaagtttatacttatatATAATTATGGTCCCTTGCCGTTTAATTACCTTAATAAATATCGCTTCTACTGGTATGACGAAACGCTTGAAATTAAATAATGTTCGCTATTCCCATGCAAAAATgccacatatgtacatatgtgtgatTGTATGcataatttattatttatatgcAAATTGATTGTTGGCAAATATCGCATTTACGTAAACAGAGAGCACACCACAGAGATTTGAAATGAAACATGCTGAATTTGCTAAAATGTATGTGCGTACATGGACTGTCGCATGAAAATTAAGGACCAACACAAAATAGAACCCCTTTTTTCCAAATATTTGTAATTTTATACGGTTTGTGCTATTTTATGAAAAAATTTATGGTATTTTGTGCTAACCTCTGCTTCTATATGCTTAGAAAAGAGTTCATGTTTTGAGCCCTCCTATCGCATGCAAGCAGAGGCGGATGGCAGCCCCAGATTTCAGAGTTTCCCTTCCACTAATTAAATAAGTTTGGTTTTCCGGAATGGATTTGAGTCTGTGGACAATCTCTCATCGCTGGACCAAATAGAGGCCGCTCCTGCAACGATTCAATACTTCCGAACCACAGATTTGTTTCACACTAAACAAACTAAACGAAACTTTTCGACTGCCACACTCATTGCAACCAGCATCTCGTGTCCTCATTCGTTGCTTACCGTGTTGGAAATCCCATTAAAATCACATTTTGATTTAATTTGCATAAACAGAAGTCGAGAGCAACCAACCGCTGGAAAATAAAGCCACGAGCCGAACATGAACTAAAATGTCATTCAAAATCGATTCAAAATCAATTAGGGAGTGATTTGCAAAATATATTAGGCGGAACGCTGATCTGTGTTCAAGTAATAGAACCAATCCAATGAACTCCTCCTATCCGCTGGCTTCCACGAGTCCATGAGTCCATGAGTCCATGAGTCCATGAGTCCATGAGTCCATGAGTCCACGAGTCCGTGAGTTGTGCTTTTCCATGACCGCTGGTTTCAGGAGCGGCCAGGAGGGGATTATGACACTTTTTGCGGCTGGCTGGCTGCATATTCGGCTTTTGCTTTCATTGAGCGAAAtgaaaaattcaattaaaatgcaCACATGCTCCATACCCAGCTACAGACCATAACACATCACAACCCATCCAAAAACCCTGGCACGAACACAGTCCCTAGTCCGAAACCCTAGACCCACATCTATTTGGATCCAGTGCCAGGAAAAAATTGAGAGCGGAACGAACGAGACaggacaaaaaaaaaccccccgAGTGGACAGAGCAGACAAAACGGATAGGAAACGAAAAATGTGAAAAATCAGCATAACAAAGTGGGAAAAACTATGAAAATGCACTCCCCTTTTCATTCCCTTTTCGGCGGGTCTCTGCCGTCACGCTCTATGGCACTGGCGAGCATCCAGCGCCGTACTCCCGTACTTGTAGTTGTGTGTCCTGCCGCAGGACAGGCGACACAGTATATCTCTCCTGTGTGCCGAGTGCTGTTCCTTGGGGAGTTGGATGTGGACGTGAATGAGGACCAGGAGGAGTAGCGTggagcggagtggagtggagtgcgAGTATGTAAATAGAAAACTCTTGTAAACAACATTCCATTTGCACAAAGAATTAGGCCTAGAGGGCTCTTTGATGGAGGTTCCGAAACTGACCGAGTCAGCATTCAATGGCGGGAACCTTTTTTTTGAAAGGAAAGGTCTTGAAGTTCAACAGTCCACAACGTGATGAGACCTGGTTGCAATGAAATTCTTATGAGAGATTAAAAAAGGACATTTTTGAATATTCTGTATGCCTCGTTGGATATCTGAATTCATCCATCTGAATCTTAGCATCTTCAGCAAGAAATATCCATTAAATACAACGCGTATAGATGAAGAATAATGTTTTGAGGGACATTATCATTACATTACCTTAATGAATGTCCCCTAAATATTCTATGAGCAGCCCTAATAATtattaattataattaattCGAAACAGGACAATTGTCCCAATTTTCCCCGGTGTTTTCCTTAAATAATATATAATGtacaatacatacatatgtagatagaCAGACAAAGCATTTAATTTATTACGAGAATCAGCCCAAATTAAAGTTGTTTTTCGTGTTTTCCATTTCGTTATTGGATGATCTCAGTGCTGGGCTTCTATGTTTCTATGACACTCGAATATTGCCCGCATTTGCATTCTAGAATCCGAATATTTAATGCTGGTAAATACTCGTAATGCATCGCATGACAATGGGTCCGTAGATTCGGCGGTAGATTCATCTGTCGAGCGCAGGCCGAGCTAATGAAACAGATGCCCCTGTCCCTTCCCCTGCCCGTGGCCGTGGCATGGCATTCTAACctcctgtcagagccagagcagaGTTGATACAGGGGAGCCAGGATACAGGCAGCAAACAAGATGCAAAGCCGAATTTACGATTCCCGCTTTTGAATTGACAACCGGGGGCCGGGGGAGACGGCGGCCTCCAGAGTCCGGAAACGGGCGATGGGCCATGGGCCATGGGCGAGGGTGTCACTGTGGCGTAGCCTCGTTTTATGGCGGATTTTcgacaaaatataaaaataaaattggaTTTTAGCGCAGAATGTCGAAAGCCGTAAATATTTTTCAATTCATAGCCCAGTGCGTGAAGGTTGGGACAGGGGAACGGGGAAAGGGGAAAGGGATAGTGGGGGACCAGGACCCGCCTCCATATGCATACAGACACATTGATTTCCCTACGGGGAAGGGTTCGGTCTGCGGTTTGGAATCGCGTGCGAATGATTTGGCAGCATTAACTCCCCGACACCCAGCCGGGCGCTGGAGGCCTCGAACCCAAGGCATGGGGCTGCAGAGCAACAAATGTGTGGAGGAGCATCCTCATTTGAATGCCGAGCGAAGCGATTTTTATGCGCAACCCTTTTGATCCTTTCAACGGCAGTGGCTATCCCGAGCCCTATCCCTCGCCCAGGGCGCTTTGTGCTTGTGTGTTCGCGGCTTTGTGCGTGGGATTCCGGATGGAACCTCAGCAAATCCCCTCCCAAAACTCATTTCCAGTTTCTGACGCCAAATTGATTTCATTGCCTGTTTGTTCTTTGTTTTCCGACCTAAATGAGGACTCGCCCTAATCCTGCAACACCTTTCCGATTCCTTTTCGAACACACAGTTTTGAGTTTTACTTTAATGGGAATTGCAGCATTTACATTGGAATTTTGATTGGACTTTTGACTTCCTTCCAGCCTTGAATTGGGCTTAGCACCTGCCTTAAGTTCCGCTGAGTACCTGGATCAATATGAGAGGGAGAGAACAGAAAAGCTTAGACATACCCATAGGAAGCGTGAGCTTGGACACAACCGAACACGGCGTACACTGAAGCAGCAGATTCCAGGGCCTCCCGATGTGTCCACCAAACGTAGGAATTCCCAGCAGTGGGACCATATGTATCTCTATCTAACTTTGTCAATGATTAACGGTTCAATTTCTAGATAATATGGCCATTCCATCATTTGGAGGAGTACCCTCTTCTACGAAACGAGTGCATACAGGAGCTCGCAAGGTGCCCTAGGGACAAAATCTGATACTAAACAAACTCATGCGGTTCTACCTGGGAACAAGAAACTCAACTTCTATAATAAGGAGTATGGCCTATGCCTTGGGGTAGGGATCAGGGATCAAGAGACTGGAAAAATTCAATTACGTTTTTCATTTAAGTCAGGAAGAATTTATATACGAAGTGATAAATGATCACACACAGTAGGCCCATCTCAGGCTGTCACATTATCGTTCGTTTTTTATGAAGCTCGGGTCGATGTCTAGCAGGATCGCCAACAAGTAGGGTAAATGTTCTCTCGGACCCAGTGGAGGAGGGTGGTGCAGAGTTTTAATCGTTGTCACAGCATCGCCTTTAGCAAGAGGTACCTGCTCTACACAAACCTCGGCATTTCGATCAGCCTCAGCATGGTGGGCGACACCATTGAGCAGTCGTACGAACGCTATGTGGGGGAGATCGATGGTTGGAACAGGATGCGCACTTTCCGCATGGGCATTGGCGGCTTCACGGTGGGCTTTGTGTGTCACTTCTGGTACCAGTATCTGGACTATCGGTATCCGACACGCAGCATTGGGACTGTGATGCGCAAGATACTGCTGGACCAGGTCATCTGTTCGCCGTTCTACATCACCGTCTTCTTCATAACCATGGGATTGCTCGAGCGCCAGAGCTGGGAGgagttccaagcggaggtcaTGGAGAAGGCAGTCGTCCTTTACATGGCCGAGTGGACCGTTTGGCCGGCCGCCCAGTTCATCAACTTCTTCCTCATCAAGCCCCGATATCGTGTCTTCTACGACAACTCCATGAGCCTTGGCTACGATATATACACCTCCAAGTTGAAGTACCGGAAGAAGCCATCACTCGAGAGCCCCGAAGCCCCGGCGAAGGGACAATCGGATCAGGACCTGCATCCGTAAATGTTCTGCacttttttaaattaaattatttcGTAACCGACTTGTTGATCACTAAGATAAAACTCTTGGTATCCATGAGGACCTCATGATGTGATTGTTTCATGTTGGAAAGAAATTTAACTCCTGAATATATATGCTACGTTACGTGTACTTTCTCTGTGGCCATAGATCATTTCCATTACTATAAGCAATCATTCCTTAGC contains:
- the LOC108152770 gene encoding mpv17-like protein 2 isoform X2, yielding MVGDTIEQSYERYVGEIDGWNRMRTFRMGIGGFTVGFVCHFWYQYLDYRYPTRSIGTVMRKILLDQVICSPFYITVFFITMGLLERQSWEEFQAEVMEKAVVLYMAEWTVWPAAQFINFFLIKPRYRVFYDNSMSLGYDIYTSKLKYRKKPSLESPEAPAKGQSDQDLHP
- the LOC108152767 gene encoding uncharacterized protein LOC108152767 gives rise to the protein MESDKLNELNRQINEIKKRILLAEGQKTANAAEWQKQNRINCDTIGTLKKDLKELTVKASRLRNPLQRPMVIKESSSEPRRAQSCTPTLIVGKAMYPVGAKNADDAIFLTDLKITENRKQMDLLRHRFKSRQQHFSKLVEKYRELLANKEAQNQNLGEKPPETLEEDANRKLVCQLENEIHRTNVQWMEAEHIRKKYRSIEASLMNDAERFERSLRELEASLSDQKAEIERLQQVHNEALEMRDAAKVVLTRQEQQANLSQKTRERQALDFRKQVEARKLELERIGRKLFAETKTLVHQDSVGSTSGDPLAAKTENGDEEPASQLESVTSDMESLFKQLMEASGATSPLEVFERFSAQKESAARLNYLRKAAEAEKANLESDREALTSELEASKFSDVKESEVNQEIIEQIKNSIAAKEQDRKLDTDAADKSMGVLKYLKERICEMIFKVQEVDESNIELPGRRLHVSVAELPNFLTHTAQDEELIEILKLKIKRCQELSKSEDVPPFEMPKLDIGEQEEEEELYTTEPPKSPSAPEGEKPQPMPLCYYNLFAGRAQRAAGTSSSSPEQAPAAVATTDDDTEVPSRNFLKRQSVLIVDSKSRRKPFRPTPGGRRK
- the LOC108152770 gene encoding mpv17-like protein 2 isoform X1, which codes for MFSRTQWRRVVQSFNRCHSIAFSKRYLLYTNLGISISLSMVGDTIEQSYERYVGEIDGWNRMRTFRMGIGGFTVGFVCHFWYQYLDYRYPTRSIGTVMRKILLDQVICSPFYITVFFITMGLLERQSWEEFQAEVMEKAVVLYMAEWTVWPAAQFINFFLIKPRYRVFYDNSMSLGYDIYTSKLKYRKKPSLESPEAPAKGQSDQDLHP